A window of the Equus asinus isolate D_3611 breed Donkey chromosome 20, EquAss-T2T_v2, whole genome shotgun sequence genome harbors these coding sequences:
- the LOC106843934 gene encoding olfactory receptor 10A5 isoform X2 translates to MAEGNWTKVNEFILMSFSSLPAKIQSLLFLTFLIIYLVTLMGNSLIILVTLADPMLHSPMYFFLRNLSFLEIGFNLVIVPKMLGTLLAWDTTISFLGCATQMYFFFFFGVAECFLLATMAYDRYVAICNPLHYPVIMNQRTCAKLAVASWFPGFPVATVQTTWLFSFPFCGTNKVNHFFCDSPPVLKLVCADTALFEIYAIVGTILFVMIPCLLILCSYTHITAAILKIPSAKGKHKAFSTCSSHLLVVSLFYVSLSLTYFRPKSNNSPESKKLLSFSYTVVTPMLNPIIYSLRNNEVKNALIKWYQ, encoded by the exons ATGGCTGAAGGAAACTGGACAAAAGTTAATGAGTTTATCCTCATGAGCTTCTCTTCCCTACCTGCTAAAATACAGTCCTTACTCTTCCtgacatttttaatcatttaccTGGTCACCCTGATGGGAAACAGCCTCATCATTCTGGTTACTTTGGCTGACCCCATGCTGCACAgtcccatgtacttcttcctcaggAATTTGTCCTTCCTGGAGATTGGCTTCAACCTAGTCATTGTGCCCAAGATGCTGGGAACCCTGCTTGCCTGGGACACAACCATCTCCTTCCTTGGCTGTGCCACTCagatgtatttcttcttcttcttcggAGTTGCTGAATGCTTCCTCCTGGCCACCATGGCATATGACCGCTATGTAGCCATCTGCAATCCCTTGCACTACCCTGTCATCATGAACCAAAGGACATGTGCCAAACTGGCTGTTGCCTCCTGGTTTCCAGGCTTTCCTGTAGCTACAGTGCAGACCACGTGGCTCTTCAGCTTTCCATTCTGTGGCACCAACAAGGTgaaccacttcttctgtgacagcCCACCTGTGCTGAAGTTGGTctgtgcagacacagcactgtTTGAGATCTATGCGATCGTTGGAACCATTCTGTTCGTCATGATACCCTGCTTGCTGATCCTATGTTCCTACACTCACATCACTGCTGCCATCCTCAAGATTCCTTCagctaaaggaaaacataaagcCTTCTCTACATGCTCCTCCCACCTTCTTGTTGTCTCCCTTTTCTATGTATCTTTAAGTCTCACCTACTTCAGGCCTAAGTCCAATAATTCTCCCGAGAGTAAGAAGCTACTGTCGTTTTCTTACACTGTTGTGACTCCCATGTTGAACCccatcatctacagcctgagaaatAATGAGGTGAAGAATGCCCTCA TAAAGTGGTATCAGTAG
- the LOC106843934 gene encoding olfactory receptor 10A2 isoform X1 → MAEGNWTKVNEFILMSFSSLPAKIQSLLFLTFLIIYLVTLMGNSLIILVTLADPMLHSPMYFFLRNLSFLEIGFNLVIVPKMLGTLLAWDTTISFLGCATQMYFFFFFGVAECFLLATMAYDRYVAICNPLHYPVIMNQRTCAKLAVASWFPGFPVATVQTTWLFSFPFCGTNKVNHFFCDSPPVLKLVCADTALFEIYAIVGTILFVMIPCLLILCSYTHITAAILKIPSAKGKHKAFSTCSSHLLVVSLFYVSLSLTYFRPKSNNSPESKKLLSFSYTVVTPMLNPIIYSLRNNEVKNALSRTFLKALGLRNCIP, encoded by the coding sequence ATGGCTGAAGGAAACTGGACAAAAGTTAATGAGTTTATCCTCATGAGCTTCTCTTCCCTACCTGCTAAAATACAGTCCTTACTCTTCCtgacatttttaatcatttaccTGGTCACCCTGATGGGAAACAGCCTCATCATTCTGGTTACTTTGGCTGACCCCATGCTGCACAgtcccatgtacttcttcctcaggAATTTGTCCTTCCTGGAGATTGGCTTCAACCTAGTCATTGTGCCCAAGATGCTGGGAACCCTGCTTGCCTGGGACACAACCATCTCCTTCCTTGGCTGTGCCACTCagatgtatttcttcttcttcttcggAGTTGCTGAATGCTTCCTCCTGGCCACCATGGCATATGACCGCTATGTAGCCATCTGCAATCCCTTGCACTACCCTGTCATCATGAACCAAAGGACATGTGCCAAACTGGCTGTTGCCTCCTGGTTTCCAGGCTTTCCTGTAGCTACAGTGCAGACCACGTGGCTCTTCAGCTTTCCATTCTGTGGCACCAACAAGGTgaaccacttcttctgtgacagcCCACCTGTGCTGAAGTTGGTctgtgcagacacagcactgtTTGAGATCTATGCGATCGTTGGAACCATTCTGTTCGTCATGATACCCTGCTTGCTGATCCTATGTTCCTACACTCACATCACTGCTGCCATCCTCAAGATTCCTTCagctaaaggaaaacataaagcCTTCTCTACATGCTCCTCCCACCTTCTTGTTGTCTCCCTTTTCTATGTATCTTTAAGTCTCACCTACTTCAGGCCTAAGTCCAATAATTCTCCCGAGAGTAAGAAGCTACTGTCGTTTTCTTACACTGTTGTGACTCCCATGTTGAACCccatcatctacagcctgagaaatAATGAGGTGAAGAATGCCCTCAGCCGAACCTTCCTCAAGGCTTTAGGCCTCAGAAACTGCATCCCATAG
- the OR10A4 gene encoding olfactory receptor 10A4, giving the protein MTWGNWTIVSEFVLVSFSALSSELQALLFLLFLTIYLVTLMGNVLIILVTTADSSLQSPMYFFLRNLSFLEIGFNLVIVPKMLGTLIIQGTTISFLGCATQMYFFFFFGAAECCLLATMAYDRYVAICDPLRYPVIMGHRACAQLATASWFSGFPVATVQTTWIFSFPFCGPNRVNHFFCDSPPVIALVCADTSLFELEALTATVLFILLPFLLILGSYVRILSTIFRMPSAEGKRKAFSTCSSHLLVVSLFYSTAILTYFRPRSSNSPESKKLLSLSYTVVTPMLNPIIYSLRNSEVKAALRRVIRRTLDPQKL; this is encoded by the coding sequence ATGACGTGGGGAAACTGGACAATTGTCAGTGAGTTTGTTCTTGTGAGCTTCTCAGCCTTGTCCTCTGAGCTACAAGCTctactctttctcctttttttgacTATTTACCTGGTTACCTTAATGGGCAATGTCCTCATCATTCTGGTCACTACAGCTGACTCTTCCCTACAAAGTCctatgtacttcttcctcagGAACTTGTCCTTCCTGGAAATAGGTTTCAACTTGGTCATTGTGCCCAAGATGCTGGGGACCCTGATCATTCAAGGCACAACCATCTCTTTCCTTGGCTGTGCAACTCagatgtatttcttcttcttctttggggCTGCTGAGTGCTGCCTCCTGGCCACAATGGcatatgaccgctatgtggccatctgcgaCCCTTTGCGCTACCCAGTGATCATGGGCCACAGGGCCTGTGCCCAGCTGGCAACTGCCTCTTGGTTCTCAGGGTTTCCAGTGGCCACTGTGCAAACCACATGGATTTTCAGCTTCCCTTTTTGTGGCCCTAACAGAGTGAACCACTTCTTTTGTGACAGCCCTCCTGTCATTGCACTGGTCTGTGCTGATACCTCACTGTTTGAGCTGGAGGCTCTGACAGCCACTGTCCTATTCATCCTCTTGCCTTTCTTGCTGATCCTGGGGTCCTATGTTCGCATCCTCTCCACTATCTTCAGGATGCCCTCAGCTGAGGGGAAACgcaaggccttctccacctgttcCTCTCACCTCCTGGTTGTCTCCCTCTTCTATAGCACTGCCATCCTCACATATTTCCGACCCCGGTCCAGCAACTCTCCTGAGAGCAAGAAGCTGTTGTCACTCTCCTACACGGTTGTGACTCCCATGTTAAATCCCATCATCTACAGCTTAAGGAATAGTGAAGTGAAGGCTGCACTGAGGCGGGTCATCCGAAGGACCCTGGACCCTCAGAAACTATGA
- the OR2D2 gene encoding olfactory receptor 2D2 yields the protein MTQTNQTQVTEFLLLGLSDDPHTQQLLFILFLGVYLVTVLGNLLLMSLVQVDSQLHTPMYFFLFNLSVADLCFSTNIVPQALAHLLSRKKPISFTRCAAQLLLLLIFGCTQCALLAVMSYDRYVAICNPLHYPSIMTWRVCARLAAGSWVIGVLVSLVDTTFTLKLPYQGCNSIAHFFCEAPALLILASTDTRTSEMVIFLMGVMILLIPVSLILISYGCIIETVVMMKSTDGRLKAFSTCGSYLMVVILFYGSAIITYMTPKSSEEQEKLVSVFYAMVTPMLDALIYSLRNRDVKAALRKVATRNIPCRLGIFH from the coding sequence ATGACACAGACAAATCAGACACAAGTGACAGAAttcctccttctgggactctctGATGACCCACACACCCAGCAGCTGCTATTCATCTTATTCCTGGGTGTCTACCTGGTCACTGTACTTGGAAATCTGCTTCTCATGTCCCTTGTTCAGGTCGACTCCCAGCTTCACACaccaatgtatttttttctcttcaacttATCAGTGGCTGACCTCTGCTTTTCTACCAACATCGTTCCTCAGGCCCTAGCCCACCTGCTATCCAGGAAGAAGCCCATTTCATTCACACGTTGTGCTGCTCAGCTTCTACTCCTCCTCATTTTTGGGTGTACACAGTGTGCCCTTCTGGCAGTGATGTCTTATGATCGGTATGTAGCCATCTGCAACCCTTTGCATTACCCTAGCATCATGACGTGGAGAGTGTGTGCCCGGCTCGCTGCAGGATCATGGGTCATTGGTGTTCTGGTGTCTCTAGTGGACACCACCTTCACACTGAAGCTACCCTACCAAGGCTGTAATAGTATTGCTCATTTCTTTTGTGAGGCCCCTGCATTGTTGATCTTGGCATCCACAGACACCCGCACTTCAGAGATGGTCATTTTCCTCATGGGTGTCATGATTCTCCTCATACCTGTTTCTCTAATTCTGATCTCATATGGCTGCATCATAGAGACTGTGGTCATGATGAAGTCAACTGATGGAAGGCTCAAGGCATTCTCTACCTGTGGCTCCTACCTCATGGTGGTCATCCTTTTTTATGGGTCAGCAATTATCACCTACATGACACCAAAGTCTTCCGAAGAACAGGAAAAACTGGTGTCTGTGTTCTATGCAATGGTGACCCCCATGCTTGACGCCCtgatctacagcctgaggaacagagATGTGAAGGCAGCTCTGAGGAAAGTAGCCACAAGAAATATTCCATGCAGGCTTGGAATTTTCCACTGA